A region of Sphingomonas sp. DNA encodes the following proteins:
- the pdxH gene encoding pyridoxamine 5'-phosphate oxidase — protein MEPADPHALFDAWFAEAKAVEVNDPDAMALATVDAAGRPSARMVLLKAHDVRGFAFYSNSESRKGRELAANPHAALVFHWKSLRRQVRVEGRIEPTGAAEADAYFATRSRDARLGAWASDQSRPLESREAFEARYAGMVAEFEGKEVTRPAYWWGYRLVPDRIEFWTDRPHRLHERRLFVRNGGDWAESLLYP, from the coding sequence ATGGAACCTGCCGATCCTCATGCCCTGTTCGACGCCTGGTTCGCCGAGGCGAAGGCCGTCGAGGTCAATGATCCCGACGCGATGGCGCTGGCCACCGTCGATGCGGCCGGCCGCCCCTCGGCGCGGATGGTGCTGCTGAAGGCGCATGATGTGCGCGGCTTCGCTTTCTATTCGAACAGCGAGAGCCGCAAGGGCCGCGAGCTCGCCGCCAACCCCCATGCCGCTCTGGTCTTTCACTGGAAGTCGCTGCGCCGCCAGGTCCGCGTCGAGGGCCGGATCGAGCCGACCGGCGCGGCCGAGGCGGATGCCTACTTCGCCACCCGCTCGCGCGATGCCCGCCTCGGCGCCTGGGCGTCGGACCAGTCCCGCCCGCTCGAAAGCCGCGAAGCGTTCGAGGCGCGCTATGCCGGGATGGTCGCCGAGTTCGAGGGCAAGGAGGTGACGCGCCCGGCTTATTGGTGGGGGTATCGCCTCGTGCCGGACCGGATCGAATTCTGGACCGATCGTCCGCACCGCCTGCACGAGCGCCGCCTGTTCGTGCGCAACGGCGGCGACTGGGCGGAAAGCCTCCTCTACCCATGA
- a CDS encoding cation diffusion facilitator family transporter, which translates to MTSDRATLTSRAAQASIAVALFLLALKAWAAWRTGSVAMLGSLADTGLDLIASVIVLVAVRVAARPPDHEHRYGHGKAEALAALAQVTIISVSATAIGWRAVQRLAAGETTADAEYGIGVSLVAIAATLGLIAYQKHVIARTGSIAIRTDRLHYQSDLLLNSAVIAALVLDQLLGFSGADPLFGIAIAGWLLFGALRNAAGAIGQLMDRAWPDDRRRRLVEIVARHPEVRGVHDVRTRSSGPVEHAQFHIWVDPAMRVARAHDLIEAIEGDLAAEFPGVDAIVHVDPEGQVDEPGNPLAENDESRILKS; encoded by the coding sequence ATGACGTCCGACCGCGCCACGCTCACCTCCCGCGCGGCGCAGGCGAGCATCGCGGTCGCGCTCTTCCTGCTGGCGCTGAAGGCCTGGGCGGCGTGGCGGACCGGATCGGTGGCGATGCTCGGCTCGCTCGCCGATACAGGGCTCGATCTCATTGCCTCGGTCATCGTTCTCGTCGCCGTGCGGGTCGCCGCGCGGCCGCCCGATCACGAGCACCGCTACGGCCATGGCAAGGCCGAAGCACTGGCCGCCTTGGCGCAGGTGACGATCATCTCGGTCTCGGCGACGGCGATCGGCTGGCGCGCGGTGCAGCGGCTGGCGGCGGGCGAAACGACGGCCGATGCCGAATATGGCATCGGCGTCTCGTTGGTCGCGATCGCCGCGACGCTCGGCCTGATCGCCTATCAGAAACATGTCATCGCTCGCACCGGCTCGATCGCGATTCGGACGGACAGGCTCCATTACCAAAGCGATCTGCTGCTCAATTCGGCGGTGATCGCGGCGCTCGTCCTCGATCAGCTTCTTGGTTTCTCCGGCGCCGATCCGCTGTTCGGCATCGCCATCGCCGGCTGGCTGCTGTTCGGCGCATTGCGCAATGCGGCGGGCGCGATCGGGCAGCTGATGGACCGGGCTTGGCCGGACGATCGGCGCCGCCGGCTGGTGGAGATCGTGGCGCGCCATCCGGAGGTGCGCGGTGTCCATGACGTGCGCACCCGTTCCAGCGGTCCGGTCGAACATGCCCAGTTCCACATCTGGGTCGATCCGGCGATGCGCGTGGCGCGGGCGCACGACCTGATCGAGGCGATCGAGGGCGATCTCGCCGCCGAATTTCCCGGCGTGGACGCGATCGTCCATGTCGATCCGGAGGGGCAGGTGGACGAGCCGGGCAATCCGCTCGCCGAAAATGACGAAAGCAGGATTTTGAAATCATGA
- a CDS encoding PhzF family phenazine biosynthesis protein: MTELRLIQVDAFADAPFTGNPAAVMPLDAWLPDETLQAIAMENNLSETAFTVPDATGDADYELRWFTPTVEVALCGHATLASGHVLIGDRDAIRFRTCHAGVLAVARDGDTLTLDLPATRVVPADGADVLAALGLPAAPYFLSHEGAERTAIVLLDSESAVRALDPDMAALRHIDIMAIATAPGQAPHDVVSRVFVPAWGVDEDPVTGSAHSALTPFWAARLGRDGFTAFQASRRGGRVDCRLAGDRVRLGGRCLTVIEGVMRF; this comes from the coding sequence ATGACCGAATTGCGCCTGATCCAGGTTGACGCCTTCGCCGATGCCCCCTTCACCGGCAATCCTGCCGCGGTGATGCCGCTCGACGCCTGGCTGCCGGACGAGACGCTCCAGGCGATCGCCATGGAGAACAATCTCAGCGAGACCGCCTTCACCGTCCCGGACGCGACCGGCGATGCGGATTACGAATTGCGCTGGTTCACGCCGACGGTCGAGGTTGCCCTGTGCGGCCATGCCACTTTGGCCAGCGGTCATGTGCTGATCGGCGATCGCGATGCGATCCGGTTTCGCACGTGTCACGCGGGTGTCCTGGCCGTGGCGCGGGACGGCGATACGCTGACGCTCGATCTGCCGGCCACGCGCGTGGTGCCGGCCGATGGTGCTGACGTGCTGGCGGCGCTCGGCCTTCCTGCCGCGCCCTATTTCCTGTCCCATGAGGGCGCCGAGCGAACCGCGATCGTGCTCCTGGACAGCGAGTCCGCGGTGCGGGCGCTCGATCCGGACATGGCGGCTTTACGCCATATCGACATCATGGCGATCGCGACCGCGCCGGGCCAGGCGCCTCATGACGTGGTCAGCCGCGTCTTCGTTCCCGCCTGGGGGGTGGACGAGGATCCGGTCACCGGCTCCGCCCATTCCGCGCTGACGCCCTTCTGGGCGGCGCGGCTGGGCCGCGACGGCTTCACGGCCTTTCAGGCGAGCCGGCGCGGCGGCCGGGTCGATTGCCGTCTGGCCGGGGATCGCGTGCGGCTCGGCGGCCGCTGCCTCACCGTGATCGAAGGCGTGATGCGCTTCTGA
- a CDS encoding helix-turn-helix transcriptional regulator: MSLEKITFKKNDSSRRRYEDACGTAHAMDLVGERWALLVMRELMLGPKRFSDLRADLPGISANVLTQRLEGLEASGILVRRQLPPPAAIQVYELTEWGYQSRPIMGALGRWATRSPGHDPTRHFSAVSLMLSFQAMGQPALLAGIAARIGFELGRETFVATIREGAISPARDSLEATDLLFRGEPRAIAAAVYGGVPLAALEAEGALVIAGDRALAERFVQCFPLPPKAPAPPAG, from the coding sequence ATGTCGTTAGAAAAAATAACCTTCAAAAAGAACGACTCGTCGCGGCGGCGCTATGAGGACGCCTGCGGCACCGCGCACGCGATGGACCTGGTCGGGGAGCGGTGGGCGCTGCTGGTGATGCGCGAGCTGATGCTGGGGCCCAAGCGATTCTCCGACCTGCGCGCCGACCTTCCCGGCATCAGCGCCAATGTGCTGACCCAGCGGCTGGAGGGGCTGGAGGCGTCCGGCATCCTGGTCCGCCGCCAGCTCCCGCCGCCCGCCGCGATCCAGGTCTACGAGCTCACCGAATGGGGCTATCAGTCGCGTCCGATCATGGGGGCGCTGGGCCGCTGGGCGACGCGCTCGCCGGGCCACGATCCCACCCGGCATTTCAGCGCCGTCTCGCTGATGTTGTCCTTCCAGGCAATGGGCCAGCCGGCCCTGCTCGCCGGGATCGCGGCGCGGATCGGCTTCGAGCTGGGCCGCGAAACCTTCGTCGCGACGATCAGGGAAGGCGCGATCAGCCCGGCCCGAGACAGCCTGGAAGCGACCGACCTGCTGTTTCGAGGCGAACCGCGCGCCATTGCCGCGGCGGTCTATGGCGGCGTGCCGCTGGCGGCACTGGAAGCCGAGGGCGCGCTCGTCATCGCCGGCGACCGGGCGCTGGCCGAACGCTTCGTCCAGTGCTTCCCGCTGCCGCCGAAGGCGCCGGCGCCTCCAGCCGGCTGA
- a CDS encoding lactoylglutathione lyase, whose translation MSKLIFVNLPVADLPAARAFYEAIGAVNNPMFTDETAACMVLSDTIHVMLLTHAKFAQFTPKKVADAHATSEVLIAISEGSREGVDDIADKALAAGGREPRDRQDFGFMYSRSFEDPDGHIWEPMWMDMAAAGEAMGQAETADA comes from the coding sequence ATGTCCAAGCTTATCTTCGTGAACCTGCCGGTCGCCGATCTGCCGGCGGCCAGGGCCTTCTACGAGGCGATCGGCGCAGTGAACAATCCGATGTTCACCGATGAGACCGCCGCCTGCATGGTGCTGAGCGACACCATCCACGTGATGCTGCTCACCCACGCCAAATTCGCCCAGTTCACGCCGAAGAAGGTGGCCGATGCCCATGCGACGAGCGAGGTGCTGATCGCGATTTCCGAGGGCAGCCGCGAAGGGGTGGACGACATCGCCGATAAGGCGCTCGCCGCCGGCGGCAGGGAGCCGCGCGACAGGCAGGATTTCGGCTTCATGTATTCGCGCAGCTTCGAGGATCCGGACGGCCATATCTGGGAGCCGATGTGGATGGACATGGCAGCCGCCGGCGAGGCGATGGGCCAGGCCGAGACGGCGGACGCCTGA
- a CDS encoding glutathione S-transferase family protein: MTDINAAPPRLTAFDWVPDFARGYVRDLRPRWACAEIGLSYSTRLINAVDRPPDYFAEQPWGQVPLFEDGGLAIFESGAILLHLGEKDERLLPRDPKRRMATISWLFAAYSSIEPWIFEISNVELFSADQEWAKLRRPGLLEDAGRRLDRLADALGDRDWLTGDFSIADIAMVTALRDDCDTGLIAQRPRLAAYLERGTERPAFQAALAAQLADLKPEPVAA; the protein is encoded by the coding sequence ATGACCGATATCAATGCCGCCCCGCCCCGCCTCACGGCCTTCGACTGGGTGCCCGATTTTGCCCGCGGCTATGTCCGTGACCTACGCCCGCGCTGGGCCTGCGCCGAGATCGGGCTTTCCTATTCGACCCGGCTGATCAACGCCGTCGACCGGCCGCCGGACTATTTCGCCGAACAGCCGTGGGGCCAGGTGCCGCTCTTCGAGGACGGCGGCCTCGCGATCTTCGAGAGCGGCGCGATCCTTCTGCATCTGGGCGAGAAGGACGAGCGCCTGCTGCCGCGTGACCCGAAGCGCCGGATGGCGACGATCTCCTGGCTGTTCGCCGCCTATAGCAGCATCGAGCCCTGGATTTTCGAGATCTCGAACGTGGAGCTGTTCTCGGCCGACCAGGAATGGGCGAAGCTGCGACGGCCGGGCCTGTTGGAGGATGCCGGCCGGCGGCTCGACCGTCTCGCCGACGCGCTCGGCGATCGCGACTGGCTGACGGGCGATTTCAGCATTGCCGACATCGCGATGGTCACCGCGCTGCGCGACGATTGCGACACGGGATTGATCGCGCAGCGACCACGCCTGGCCGCCTATCTCGAGCGTGGCACGGAGCGTCCCGCGTTCCAGGCTGCGCTCGCCGCGCAGCTTGCCGATCTCAAGCCGGAGCCCGTCGCGGCCTGA
- a CDS encoding DUF1428 domain-containing protein — MTYIEGFVAAVPTQNKEAYRKHAADALPLFKEFGVARMVENWGDDVPHGKVTDFYGAVRAKDDETVVFSWFEYPDKAARDAATQKMMNDPRMKQMGAEMPFDGKRMLVGGFESIVDERADGATGYVDGYLLPVPEGKKEAYRALAQKVSGKFKEFGAVRVVEAWGDDVPEGKVTDYQRAVKIQDGEAIVYSYVEWPDKETRDTGWEKMMSDPDMQPGAGEEMPFDGQRMFWGGFRPIVDA; from the coding sequence ATGACCTATATCGAAGGATTCGTGGCCGCGGTGCCGACGCAGAACAAGGAAGCCTATCGCAAGCATGCCGCAGACGCGCTGCCCTTGTTCAAGGAGTTCGGCGTCGCCCGCATGGTGGAAAATTGGGGCGATGACGTGCCGCACGGCAAGGTCACCGACTTTTACGGCGCGGTGCGGGCGAAGGACGATGAGACCGTCGTCTTTTCCTGGTTCGAATATCCCGACAAAGCGGCGCGCGACGCCGCCACCCAGAAGATGATGAACGATCCGCGCATGAAGCAGATGGGCGCCGAAATGCCCTTCGATGGCAAGCGCATGCTCGTCGGCGGCTTCGAGTCGATCGTCGACGAGCGGGCGGACGGCGCGACCGGCTATGTCGACGGCTATCTCCTCCCCGTGCCCGAGGGCAAGAAGGAGGCGTATCGCGCGCTGGCGCAAAAGGTTTCCGGCAAGTTCAAGGAGTTCGGTGCTGTCCGCGTCGTCGAGGCGTGGGGCGACGACGTGCCTGAAGGCAAGGTCACCGACTATCAGCGCGCGGTGAAAATCCAGGACGGCGAGGCGATCGTCTATTCCTATGTCGAATGGCCGGACAAGGAGACCCGCGACACGGGCTGGGAGAAGATGATGTCCGATCCCGACATGCAGCCGGGCGCGGGCGAGGAGATGCCCTTCGACGGCCAGCGCATGTTCTGGGGCGGCTTCCGTCCCATCGTCGACGCCTGA
- a CDS encoding VOC family protein — translation MANPHGSFIWYELMTRDPAAARAFYEDVVGWSIDAAAPPGPIDYRMIAAPDGKAGGMMTLTDAMCDRGARPCWLGYIGVDDVDAAVAAVAADGGTVLMPASDIPDVGRIAMVADPQGIPFYVMRGASDGGSHAFQRTGMGHVSWNELVTPDPDAALAFYGRRFGYARQGGMPMGELGEYAFLAHHGEEVGAMMPQGAESGPPGWGFYFRVPDIHEAKMRVETGGGTVIFGPQEVPGGEQVLNAVDPEGVPFGLVAPGANEGERE, via the coding sequence ATGGCCAATCCGCATGGCAGCTTCATCTGGTATGAGCTGATGACCCGCGATCCGGCGGCGGCGCGTGCTTTCTACGAGGACGTGGTCGGCTGGTCGATCGACGCCGCCGCGCCGCCCGGCCCGATCGACTACCGGATGATCGCCGCGCCCGACGGCAAGGCCGGCGGGATGATGACGCTGACCGACGCGATGTGCGACCGGGGTGCGCGGCCCTGCTGGCTCGGCTATATCGGGGTCGACGATGTCGATGCCGCGGTGGCCGCCGTCGCGGCGGACGGGGGCACGGTGCTGATGCCTGCATCGGACATTCCCGATGTCGGCCGCATCGCGATGGTGGCCGATCCGCAGGGCATCCCCTTCTACGTGATGCGCGGCGCCAGCGACGGGGGCAGCCATGCCTTTCAGCGGACCGGCATGGGCCATGTGAGCTGGAACGAGCTGGTCACGCCCGATCCGGACGCCGCGCTCGCCTTCTACGGCCGCCGCTTCGGCTATGCCAGGCAGGGCGGCATGCCGATGGGCGAGCTGGGCGAATATGCCTTCCTCGCCCATCATGGCGAGGAGGTCGGCGCGATGATGCCCCAGGGCGCAGAGAGCGGGCCGCCCGGCTGGGGCTTCTATTTCCGCGTGCCGGACATCCATGAAGCGAAGATGCGGGTCGAGACCGGTGGCGGCACGGTGATCTTCGGTCCCCAAGAGGTGCCGGGCGGCGAGCAGGTGCTGAACGCCGTCGATCCCGAAGGCGTGCCGTTCGGACTGGTCGCGCCCGGCGCGAACGAAGGAGAGAGAGAATGA
- a CDS encoding VOC family protein translates to MTNELITCLWFDHGQARAAADFYAATFPHSHVGASHYAPSDYPDGTTGNEITVDFTVMGRQCVGLNGGSAFRPNEAVSFMVLTETQEETDRYWNAIVGNGGAESQCGWCKDRWGFSWQITPRVLLEAMDNPDRAAAKRAFEAMMTMGKIDVAAIEAAIAGEPAPA, encoded by the coding sequence ATGACCAACGAGTTGATCACCTGCCTGTGGTTCGATCACGGCCAGGCCCGTGCGGCGGCGGACTTCTACGCCGCCACCTTCCCCCACAGCCATGTCGGCGCATCCCACTACGCTCCCTCCGATTATCCGGATGGCACGACGGGCAATGAGATCACGGTCGATTTCACCGTGATGGGCCGGCAATGCGTCGGCCTCAATGGCGGCTCCGCTTTCCGCCCGAACGAGGCGGTCAGCTTCATGGTGCTGACCGAGACGCAGGAGGAGACCGACCGCTACTGGAACGCGATCGTCGGCAATGGCGGCGCGGAGAGCCAGTGCGGCTGGTGCAAGGACCGCTGGGGCTTCTCCTGGCAGATCACGCCGCGCGTGTTGCTGGAGGCGATGGACAATCCGGACCGGGCCGCGGCGAAGCGGGCGTTCGAGGCGATGATGACGATGGGCAAGATCGACGTCGCCGCGATCGAGGCCGCGATCGCCGGCGAACCCGCGCCGGCCTGA
- a CDS encoding Kef family K(+) transporter: MPHHTPLIGTIVAGLVIAFAMGALAQRLKISPIAGYLLAGVIVGPYTPGFVADAELAAELAEIGVILLMFGVGLHFSLRDLLSVKNIAVPGAVVQIGAATLMGMALGWALGWTPVAGFVFGLSLSVASTVVMLRALQSRNLVETERGRIAVGWLIVEDLVMVMALVLLPALAGATTGDGASGDLGRSFVIVTLKVAGFFALMLLIGRRIIPWLLHWVVHTGSRELFRLAVLAIALGVAFGAAFVFDVSFALGAFFAGMILGETPLSRRATEETLPLRDAFAVLFFVSVGMLFDPSVITAQPGPLVATVAIIVFGKSVAAFLIVRAFGHPTQTALAVSASLAQIGEFSFILAGLGTSLAILPPEGRDLILAGAILSILANPFLFSLVAARSKRDQELEDEAAAEAEAAAEAAAAAKAERRDGHVILIGYGRVGRLIASGLMARGKTPIVIEDQADVARDAEKDGLQVLIGNATDKQTLREAGIEKASKLLIAIPEGFEGGVIAQRAKAMRPDIPIIARAHSDAEVEHLEKLGAGHVVMGERETAAKMLELAASVLGSTPSPAKA; encoded by the coding sequence ATGCCCCATCACACGCCGCTGATCGGAACCATCGTCGCGGGCCTGGTCATCGCCTTTGCGATGGGGGCCCTCGCGCAGCGGCTGAAAATCTCCCCGATCGCCGGCTATCTGCTGGCCGGGGTGATCGTGGGGCCCTACACGCCCGGCTTCGTCGCGGATGCCGAGCTCGCCGCCGAGCTGGCCGAGATCGGCGTCATTCTGCTGATGTTCGGCGTCGGCCTGCATTTCTCGCTGCGCGACCTGCTTTCGGTGAAGAATATCGCCGTGCCCGGCGCGGTGGTGCAGATCGGCGCGGCCACGCTGATGGGCATGGCGCTTGGCTGGGCGCTCGGCTGGACGCCGGTCGCCGGCTTCGTCTTCGGCCTGTCCCTGTCGGTCGCCAGTACCGTGGTGATGCTGCGCGCGCTGCAATCGCGCAACCTGGTGGAAACCGAACGGGGACGGATCGCGGTCGGCTGGCTGATCGTCGAGGATCTGGTGATGGTCATGGCGCTCGTCCTGCTGCCGGCGCTGGCCGGCGCGACGACGGGCGATGGCGCGAGCGGCGATCTTGGCCGGTCGTTCGTGATCGTGACGCTCAAGGTCGCGGGCTTCTTCGCGCTGATGCTGCTGATCGGGCGGCGGATCATCCCCTGGCTGCTCCACTGGGTCGTGCATACCGGATCGCGCGAGCTGTTCCGCCTGGCGGTGCTCGCGATCGCGCTCGGCGTCGCCTTCGGCGCGGCCTTCGTGTTCGACGTGTCCTTCGCGCTCGGCGCCTTCTTCGCCGGCATGATCCTGGGCGAAACACCGCTGTCCCGCCGCGCGACCGAGGAGACGCTGCCGCTCAGGGACGCTTTCGCGGTTTTGTTCTTCGTGTCGGTGGGGATGCTGTTCGATCCATCGGTGATCACCGCCCAGCCCGGCCCGCTGGTCGCCACCGTCGCGATCATCGTGTTCGGCAAATCGGTCGCCGCCTTCCTGATCGTGCGCGCCTTCGGCCATCCGACCCAGACCGCGCTGGCGGTGTCGGCCAGCCTCGCCCAGATCGGCGAATTTTCGTTCATCCTGGCCGGGCTCGGCACGTCGCTCGCCATCCTGCCCCCGGAAGGGCGCGACCTGATCCTCGCCGGCGCGATCCTGTCGATCCTGGCCAACCCCTTCCTGTTCTCGCTGGTGGCCGCGCGCAGCAAGCGTGACCAGGAGCTGGAAGACGAGGCGGCGGCCGAAGCGGAGGCAGCGGCAGAGGCGGCGGCAGCGGCCAAGGCGGAACGGCGCGACGGCCACGTCATCCTGATCGGCTATGGCCGCGTCGGGCGGCTGATCGCGAGCGGGCTGATGGCGCGCGGCAAGACGCCGATCGTGATCGAGGATCAAGCGGACGTGGCGCGCGATGCCGAGAAGGACGGCCTTCAGGTGCTGATCGGCAACGCCACGGACAAGCAGACCTTGCGCGAGGCGGGGATCGAAAAAGCCTCCAAGCTGCTGATCGCGATCCCGGAAGGCTTCGAGGGCGGCGTGATCGCCCAGCGCGCGAAGGCGATGCGCCCCGACATCCCGATCATCGCCCGGGCCCATTCGGACGCCGAGGTCGAGCATCTCGAGAAGCTCGGCGCCGGCCATGTCGTGATGGGCGAGCGCGAGACGGCGGCCAAGATGCTGGAGCTGGCCGCGAGCGTGCTGGGATCGACGCCGAGCCCGGCCAAGGCGTGA
- a CDS encoding YbaK/EbsC family protein translates to MSLESVRAWLATHAPDLPLIEVTDSTATVAEAARALGVAPGRIAKTLAIRVNGEVLLLVARGDARLDNAKAKAAFGGRPRMLGPEETLALTGHPVGGVCPFGLATPLPVWCDVSLRGFDTVFPAAGSLNSSVEVAPERLVALVAKGWVDACVQPEAASGV, encoded by the coding sequence ATGAGCCTGGAATCGGTGCGTGCCTGGTTGGCCACGCATGCCCCCGATCTGCCGCTGATCGAGGTGACGGACAGCACCGCGACGGTCGCCGAGGCGGCGCGGGCGCTCGGTGTCGCGCCGGGGCGCATCGCCAAGACGCTGGCCATCCGCGTCAACGGGGAGGTGCTGCTGCTCGTCGCGCGCGGCGATGCGCGGCTCGACAATGCGAAGGCGAAGGCCGCGTTTGGCGGCCGGCCGCGCATGCTCGGGCCGGAAGAGACGCTGGCGCTGACCGGCCATCCGGTCGGCGGCGTCTGCCCGTTCGGCCTGGCGACGCCGTTGCCGGTCTGGTGCGATGTCTCGCTCAGGGGCTTCGACACGGTCTTCCCGGCTGCCGGCTCCCTGAACAGCTCGGTCGAGGTCGCGCCGGAGCGGCTTGTGGCGCTGGTCGCGAAAGGCTGGGTGGACGCCTGCGTGCAACCGGAGGCGGCGTCGGGGGTTTGA
- a CDS encoding hemerythrin domain-containing protein: MADARIFADLKADHDRHRELLAQLADTSGDSAERRSLFEAFRIEVSAHAAAEEEALYAAMLAKPELRDEARHSVAEHKEIDDFLADLVETDMSSPGWLARFKEMRHRYEHHIDEEEEDMFPAAAEDLPKAEQARIAKVFEARKPKEIALAAEAEPGDERE, translated from the coding sequence ATGGCCGACGCCCGCATCTTCGCCGATCTCAAGGCCGATCACGACCGCCACCGCGAGCTGCTGGCGCAGCTCGCCGACACGAGCGGCGACAGCGCCGAGCGGCGCAGCCTGTTCGAAGCCTTCCGGATCGAGGTCTCCGCCCATGCCGCGGCCGAGGAGGAGGCGCTCTACGCCGCCATGCTCGCCAAGCCCGAATTGCGCGACGAGGCGCGCCATTCGGTCGCCGAGCACAAGGAGATCGACGATTTCCTCGCCGATCTCGTCGAAACCGACATGAGCTCCCCCGGCTGGCTCGCCCGCTTCAAGGAGATGCGGCACCGCTACGAACATCATATCGACGAGGAAGAGGAAGACATGTTCCCGGCCGCGGCCGAAGATCTGCCCAAAGCCGAGCAAGCCCGGATCGCCAAGGTTTTCGAAGCGCGCAAGCCGAAGGAGATCGCGCTCGCGGCGGAGGCCGAGCCCGGCGACGAACGGGAATAG
- a CDS encoding NADP-dependent oxidoreductase, translating into MSNRAWHLMSRPQGLPTMDDFALKALAQEPLPEGWVRVRNDWLSVDPYMRGRMNDVKSYVPPFALDEPMQGGAVGTVIESRSPHFKEGETVFHMLGWREQAAAPAETFNKVPPLGVAPQQWLGNLGLTGGTAYFGLLRAGQAQDGDIVFVSAAAGAVGSAVVQIAKAKGMTVIGSAGGADKCAWVKQLGADAVVDYKAGPLLPQLQEAAPKGIDVYFDNVGGEHLDAALAVARQNARFAICGMIDDYNSGSTHALRYIMRIIGARIMLKGFIYTDYLGEMGEFYRDMGGWIAGGQVTSRETVHDGIEAAPQAFLDLFSGGNTGKMLVRL; encoded by the coding sequence ATGTCGAACCGCGCCTGGCACCTGATGTCGCGCCCCCAGGGGCTGCCGACGATGGACGATTTCGCATTGAAGGCGCTTGCGCAAGAGCCCCTGCCCGAGGGCTGGGTGCGGGTCCGCAACGACTGGCTGTCGGTCGATCCCTATATGCGCGGGCGGATGAACGACGTGAAAAGCTACGTCCCGCCCTTCGCGCTGGACGAGCCCATGCAGGGCGGCGCGGTCGGCACCGTGATCGAGAGCCGTTCGCCCCATTTCAAGGAAGGCGAGACGGTTTTCCACATGCTCGGCTGGCGCGAGCAGGCGGCTGCGCCGGCGGAGACGTTCAACAAGGTGCCGCCGCTGGGCGTCGCGCCACAGCAATGGCTCGGCAATCTCGGCCTCACCGGCGGCACCGCCTATTTCGGACTGCTGCGCGCGGGCCAGGCGCAGGACGGCGACATCGTCTTCGTCTCGGCCGCCGCCGGCGCGGTCGGATCGGCGGTGGTGCAGATCGCCAAGGCCAAAGGCATGACCGTGATCGGTTCCGCCGGCGGGGCGGACAAATGCGCCTGGGTCAAGCAGCTCGGGGCGGACGCCGTGGTCGACTACAAGGCCGGGCCGCTGCTGCCCCAGCTCCAGGAGGCCGCGCCGAAGGGCATCGACGTCTATTTCGACAATGTCGGCGGGGAGCATCTCGACGCCGCCCTCGCCGTCGCCCGGCAGAATGCCCGCTTCGCGATCTGCGGGATGATCGACGACTATAACAGCGGCTCGACCCACGCCTTGCGCTACATCATGCGGATCATCGGCGCGCGGATCATGCTGAAGGGCTTCATTTACACCGACTATCTCGGCGAGATGGGCGAATTCTATCGCGACATGGGCGGCTGGATCGCCGGCGGGCAGGTGACTTCGCGCGAGACGGTGCATGACGGGATCGAAGCCGCGCCCCAGGCCTTTCTCGACCTGTTCAGCGGCGGCAATACCGGCAAGATGCTCGTGCGGCTCTAG